A genomic region of Vitreoscilla filiformis contains the following coding sequences:
- a CDS encoding DUF5666 domain-containing protein: MPSTPRTPPLPLTTLGHHRRRWLTWLAGATMWPVSGCGGGSGNTAGLSTGGTGSFTNGTVNGLGSIIVNRIRYDNRQAQVQHSDGTTAANTFKLGMVVSVEGSAISGSVSAGTATATATRISYDSEWIGPVGQIDVAASTFALLGNTVSVSSATVFDGTNVRELADLRPTHWVEVYGYVNPATQTLQATRVEVRASAPGAYKLSGLLSDLRHDRCTLGPLTLSYTPGQAGVSLYEGMLLRVHLVPQPDAAGRWAVTRWQVLDQLLTDLDISEADEAELKGRITAHRSATDFSVNGCPVDARGVSGVAALGLTLGSRVEVKGAVSQGVVRATEVERLEEEDVRDNEFELHGRLTHLDTQAGTFVLRGYTVHYTDDTVFELDGALWAVGLLVEVDAVQRQGRWYATQVEADTDAESEAD, from the coding sequence ATGCCCTCCACACCCCGCACGCCCCCTCTCCCCCTGACAACACTCGGCCACCACCGCCGCCGCTGGCTGACTTGGCTGGCCGGGGCCACGATGTGGCCCGTTTCGGGATGTGGCGGCGGCAGTGGCAACACGGCGGGGCTGAGTACCGGCGGCACAGGCTCGTTCACCAATGGCACGGTCAACGGCTTGGGTTCGATCATCGTGAACCGCATTCGCTACGACAACCGCCAAGCCCAGGTGCAGCACAGCGACGGCACCACAGCGGCCAACACCTTCAAACTGGGCATGGTGGTGAGTGTCGAGGGGTCGGCGATCAGCGGCAGTGTCAGCGCGGGCACGGCCACGGCCACCGCGACGCGCATCAGTTACGACAGCGAATGGATCGGCCCCGTGGGGCAGATCGATGTCGCCGCGTCCACCTTCGCCCTGCTGGGCAACACGGTGAGCGTCTCCAGCGCCACCGTGTTCGATGGCACGAACGTGCGCGAGCTGGCCGACCTGCGCCCGACGCACTGGGTGGAGGTGTACGGTTACGTCAACCCCGCCACACAAACGTTGCAGGCCACGCGGGTGGAGGTTCGCGCCAGTGCGCCCGGCGCCTACAAACTCAGCGGGCTGTTGTCCGATCTGCGCCATGACCGCTGCACGCTGGGGCCTTTGACCCTGTCGTACACCCCAGGACAAGCGGGGGTGTCGCTGTATGAAGGCATGCTGTTACGGGTTCACCTCGTCCCGCAGCCCGATGCCGCTGGGCGATGGGCCGTGACCCGATGGCAGGTGCTCGATCAGCTCCTCACCGACCTGGACATCAGCGAAGCCGACGAAGCCGAACTCAAAGGCCGCATCACCGCGCACCGCAGTGCCACCGATTTTTCGGTGAATGGCTGCCCTGTGGATGCCCGTGGGGTGTCGGGCGTTGCCGCGTTGGGGCTGACGCTGGGCAGCCGCGTGGAGGTGAAAGGTGCGGTGTCCCAAGGGGTGGTGCGGGCCACCGAAGTGGAGCGGTTGGAAGAGGAGGACGTGCGTGACAACGAGTTCGAGCTGCACGGACGCTTGACCCATCTGGACACCCAAGCCGGCACGTTCGTCCTGCGCGGTTACACCGTGCATTACACCGATGACACCGTCTTCGAGCTGGACGGGGCGCTTTGGGCCGTGGGGTTGCTTGTCGAAGTGGACGCCGTGCAGCGTCAGGGGCGTTGGTATGCCACCCAAGTTGAAGCCGATACAGACGCCGAGAGCGAGGCCGATTGA